A single region of the Malaclemys terrapin pileata isolate rMalTer1 chromosome 2, rMalTer1.hap1, whole genome shotgun sequence genome encodes:
- the LOC128830907 gene encoding cyclin-dependent kinase 5 activator 1-like yields the protein MGTVLSLSPGSRKASLYEEGSSGSLAHYPGVPSAKGSGQKADKNLKRHSMFIPALTWKRLVASTKKKGSRGGGKGPAHNNNNNHPHAKDVALLNHENVKKSLSCANLASYDGGGPPLAPLSAKRISTTSVSSLKPGAFLGGGSSASPRRVVVQASTSELLKCLGEFLCRRCYRLKHLSPTEPILWLRSVDRSLLLQGWQDQAFITPVNVVFVYLLCREVIDGDSVSSEHNLQAALLTCLYLSYSYMGNEISYPLKPFLVEAAKDAFWDRCLRIINAMSGKMLRINADPHYFTQVFADLKNEGSTREDFARVLDR from the coding sequence ATGGGCACCGTGCTGTCCCTCTCCCCGGGCTCCCGGAAGGCCAGCCTGTACGAGGAGGGCTCCTCCGGCTCGCTGGCGCACTACCCGGGCGTGCCGAGCGCCAAGGGCAGCGGGCAGAAGGCGGACAAGAACCTCAAGCGCCACTCCATGTTCATCCCGGCCTTGACCTGGAAGCGGCTGGTGGCCTCCACCAAGAAGAAAGGCtcccggggcggggggaaggggcctgcccacaataacaacaacaaccaccccCACGCCAAGGACGTGGCCCTCCTCAACCACGAGAACGTCAAGAAGTCGCTGTCCTGCGCCAACCTCGCCAGCTACGATGGGGGCGGGCCACCCCTGGCGCCGCTCAGCGCCAAGCGCATCTCCACCACCTCCGTCTCCTCCCTCAAGCCGGGCGCCTTCCTGGGCGGGGGCAGCTCGGCCTCCCCGCGGCGCGTGGTCGTCCAGGCCTCCACCAGCGAGCTGCTCAAGTGCCTGGGCGAATTCCTCTGCCGCCGGTGTTACCGCCTCAAGCACCTGTCGCCCACGGAGCCCATCCTGTGGTTGCGCAGCGTGgaccgctcgctgctgctgcagggctggcaggaCCAGGCCTTCATCACCCCGGTCAACGTGGTCTTCGTCTACCTGCTGTGCCGGGAGGTGATCGACGGGGATTCGGTCTCCAGCGAGCACAACCTGCAGGCGGCGCTGCTCACCTGCCTCTACCTGTCCTACTCCTACATGGGCAACGAGATCTCCTACCCGCTCAAGCCCTTCCTGGTGGAGGCGGCGAAGGACGCCTTCTGGGACCGGTGCCTTCGCATCATCAACGCCATGAGTGGCAAGATGCTCCGGATCAACGCCGACCCCCACTACTTCACCCAGGTCTTCGCCGACCTCAAAAACGAAGGCAGCACCCGCGAGGACTTTGCTCGCGTCCTGGACCGGTGA